A part of Terriglobus roseus genomic DNA contains:
- a CDS encoding M20/M25/M40 family metallo-hydrolase, with protein sequence MRSRFLTAFALAALAAVPSYAAGPAKKTSTQTNTAALAAHVHADMDFLASDTLHGRGSLTRDEHLAAQYCATVFEGLGLEPAGDNGSFLQKIPVDLTSRMNDRMKQRLATFEDTPRTETWNAIAMLPGSDPKLKSEVILLTAHLDHLGMLKEPKNGDAIYNGADDDASGTTAVLNLARVLAAGKAPKRTIVFALFGSEEMGGYGARGFLAHPPVPLESLVANLEFEMIGRPDAAVKEGTLWLTGYERSNLGPELAKHGANIVADPHPKEQFFMRSDNIALARQGIIAQTVSSFGLHTDYHQVSDELKTIDFTHMTAAIASMEGPVRWLADTNWKPTWNPGGKPDANTARRPPAPAQ encoded by the coding sequence ATGCGTTCCAGATTTCTGACTGCCTTTGCCCTCGCGGCGCTTGCCGCTGTGCCTTCTTACGCTGCCGGACCAGCGAAAAAAACCTCAACCCAAACGAACACCGCTGCACTTGCTGCGCATGTGCATGCCGACATGGATTTCCTGGCCAGCGACACGCTGCATGGACGCGGCAGCCTGACGCGTGATGAACATCTCGCTGCACAATACTGCGCGACCGTTTTTGAGGGACTTGGTTTGGAGCCTGCTGGTGACAACGGCAGCTTCCTGCAGAAGATCCCAGTCGATCTAACCTCGCGCATGAATGACCGTATGAAGCAGCGGTTGGCCACATTTGAAGACACGCCGCGCACCGAAACATGGAACGCCATTGCGATGCTGCCCGGCAGCGATCCGAAGCTGAAGAGTGAAGTGATTCTGCTGACCGCGCATCTTGACCATCTTGGCATGTTGAAAGAGCCGAAGAACGGCGACGCAATCTACAACGGCGCAGACGACGATGCCAGCGGCACTACCGCCGTGCTGAATCTTGCGCGCGTTCTTGCGGCAGGCAAAGCACCGAAGCGCACCATTGTGTTCGCTCTCTTTGGCAGCGAAGAGATGGGTGGCTATGGCGCGCGCGGTTTCCTTGCGCATCCGCCGGTGCCGTTGGAATCGCTGGTGGCCAACCTGGAGTTTGAGATGATTGGTCGCCCTGATGCCGCGGTGAAGGAAGGCACGCTGTGGCTCACCGGATACGAGCGCAGCAACCTGGGGCCTGAACTGGCGAAGCACGGCGCAAACATCGTGGCTGATCCGCACCCCAAGGAACAGTTCTTCATGCGCAGCGACAACATTGCGCTGGCTCGCCAGGGCATCATTGCGCAGACCGTTTCGTCCTTTGGACTGCACACGGATTACCACCAGGTCTCTGACGAGCTGAAGACCATCGACTTTACACACATGACCGCCGCGATTGCATCCATGGAAGGCCCTGTGCGCTGGCTGGCGGACACCAACTGGAAGCCGACCTGGAACCCCGGCGGTAAGCCCGATGCAAACACGGCTCGTCGTCCACCGGCACCGGCACAGTGA
- a CDS encoding 23S rRNA (pseudouridine(1915)-N(3))-methyltransferase RlmH — protein MAIQVTLLSVRPGAAHHPSLEAVAQDYLQRCGKTLPSTARVFRTEKMLMEFINDEKRAGAALFWIADLGGKSLDSIAFAERIREARDNGIRRLMLAIGPADGWSDEARKSADLRISLGAMTLPHELAWLVLSEQIYRASTILQGHPYHLGH, from the coding sequence ATGGCGATTCAAGTGACGTTGCTTTCTGTGCGTCCTGGAGCCGCGCACCATCCCTCCCTTGAAGCTGTTGCGCAAGACTATTTACAACGCTGCGGCAAGACACTGCCATCAACAGCGCGTGTTTTTCGTACTGAAAAAATGTTGATGGAATTTATCAACGATGAAAAACGCGCTGGTGCTGCGCTGTTCTGGATTGCTGATCTTGGCGGCAAATCATTGGATTCTATTGCCTTCGCAGAACGCATTCGCGAAGCGCGCGACAACGGTATTCGCAGATTAATGTTAGCCATTGGCCCTGCTGATGGTTGGTCAGATGAAGCTCGAAAATCAGCAGATCTTCGGATCTCATTGGGTGCAATGACTTTGCCGCATGAACTGGCATGGCTCGTGTTGTCAGAACAGATTTATCGCGCGTCGACAATCCTGCAGGGACATCCGTATCACCTGGGCCACTAA
- a CDS encoding TonB-dependent receptor, translated as MTKQFVRLALAAVTLAGAPVILSPSVFAQAVSVNGGAISGTITDPSGAVVGGATISISNTETGFKRDLTTDKSGFYQIGPLNPGKYALTVTAPGFETTTVQTVVRTGTATNGNYKLNIGQSSTEISVSAGEVQINTDQGGVSDVITKQQIDTLPINGRNFLDLAQIEPGVILQSGESFDPTKAGYSAISVGGVSGRTTRILLDGQDITDETVGTTIFNVSAGAINEFQLNRSTQDVSGELTSTGQVLVSTNSGTNQFHGQAFYQFQDHRALFARAQNGFDAPFQRNQFGGSIGGPIIKDKLFFFANAERIKQDSSAVASLGTLFTAISATHPTIPTPYRETYSTVRLDYNGPWGAHFFVRANYNVNSVASNYGDGYWLYANRDNTPGLAAGADFTSGGGKFTHSFRGSYEKFHNLISDSSTNPSLYNGIPGLSFYYSTQHLYSGPNYLAPQGTFQSDKQLRYDGSWTKSSHNIRYGYSLNRILGGGFASFFGLSPRVRIASSSLLANCNGVAGAAACPSDPLHGYSASGIVLGNGQGYFTEKGGFGLPGGGVFDWRNGAYVQDSWKVTPNFTLNAGVRWTLDTQRANQDLTLPTCADVDTSTFSGALNPCSGLAGNTPLPQLWNSSWTAKNTHQPYGNFAPQISMVYQLPDKKTVLRVGYGLFYEGDVMNNTTNARTTLIKTGAFNNTASICPYYGGSSVQFPDGSTVSSINGVSITNLCNQPLATAAPNIQALQAAYQASTKQNSTSTNSTYLGETLTANGGSGTTGGPYGTAFRSPYSQQWNAGVQREIVKGGVLSADYIHNSTIKIAQWVDQNHIGAARYLNATAARNAIAATAASYTACAAAATTAAQADCAIANGATLDDFAGNGLDSGSQYLSGYAAAAAGKTPNTGAAFAGANPLLGNGNFLVPIGRSGYDALQVVFRQVAQHPLPGIMSSNLQISYNLSRIVSSYGGATNSDQFFAAGSWDYDNPNQYMGRNSLDRKHQINFGGSMTLKYGPRIGLIGHFYSAAPTTLSLDSSDSTGGIFTTDLTGDGSIADLAPGTLPGDYMRRIGPKGLAGYVNNFNSTYAGTLTPAGKALVNAGILTQAQLTRMGATIQPLAAAASTVALPQPTTRSLDASFSYPIRLAKLREGISLEPEIDFYNLGNFANFSSTAMSGVLLNQTSAGAVNTTTGYLTGPNNYATLNANRIQRGSGTYNVGAARTTEFKLKLNF; from the coding sequence ATGACGAAACAATTTGTCCGTTTAGCCTTGGCAGCGGTCACTCTCGCCGGTGCGCCGGTGATCCTATCTCCATCTGTATTCGCGCAGGCTGTTTCTGTTAACGGCGGCGCTATCAGCGGCACAATCACTGATCCTTCGGGTGCGGTGGTTGGCGGCGCAACAATCTCCATTTCGAACACTGAAACCGGCTTCAAGCGCGACCTGACGACCGATAAGTCTGGTTTCTACCAGATCGGACCGCTGAACCCTGGTAAGTACGCTCTGACCGTGACGGCTCCCGGTTTTGAGACGACGACCGTTCAGACGGTTGTGCGCACCGGTACAGCCACGAACGGAAACTACAAGCTGAACATTGGACAGTCTTCGACGGAAATCAGCGTCAGCGCTGGTGAAGTTCAGATCAACACCGATCAGGGTGGCGTGTCGGACGTAATCACCAAGCAGCAGATTGATACGCTGCCGATCAACGGCCGTAACTTCCTTGACCTCGCGCAGATCGAACCGGGCGTCATCCTGCAGTCGGGCGAATCGTTTGACCCCACCAAGGCTGGCTACTCGGCTATTTCGGTTGGCGGTGTTTCCGGTCGTACCACTCGTATCCTTCTGGATGGACAGGACATTACGGACGAGACCGTGGGCACCACGATCTTCAACGTGTCCGCTGGTGCGATCAACGAGTTCCAGTTGAACCGTTCCACGCAGGACGTATCGGGTGAATTGACTTCGACCGGCCAGGTGCTGGTTTCGACCAACAGCGGTACCAACCAGTTCCACGGTCAGGCGTTCTATCAGTTCCAGGATCATCGCGCATTGTTTGCACGCGCACAGAACGGCTTTGACGCTCCGTTCCAGCGCAACCAGTTCGGTGGCAGCATCGGCGGACCGATCATCAAGGACAAGCTGTTCTTCTTTGCGAACGCAGAGCGCATCAAGCAGGACTCTTCGGCAGTAGCTTCGCTAGGAACGTTGTTTACCGCAATCTCTGCAACGCATCCGACCATCCCAACGCCCTATCGCGAGACCTACTCCACAGTTCGTTTGGACTACAACGGACCTTGGGGCGCTCATTTCTTCGTCCGCGCGAACTACAACGTGAACTCAGTGGCTTCCAACTACGGTGATGGCTACTGGCTGTATGCAAACCGCGATAACACGCCCGGTCTTGCAGCCGGTGCTGATTTCACCAGCGGTGGCGGTAAGTTCACCCACTCGTTCCGTGGATCGTATGAGAAGTTCCACAACCTGATCTCGGACTCGAGCACCAACCCGTCTCTCTACAACGGTATCCCCGGACTGTCTTTCTACTATTCGACACAGCATCTGTACTCTGGCCCGAACTACCTTGCTCCGCAGGGCACGTTCCAGTCAGACAAGCAGTTGCGTTATGACGGATCGTGGACGAAGAGTTCGCACAACATCCGTTACGGCTACAGCCTGAACCGTATTCTCGGTGGTGGTTTCGCATCATTCTTTGGTCTCAGCCCGCGTGTCCGTATTGCTTCGTCCAGCCTGCTGGCGAACTGCAATGGCGTTGCTGGCGCAGCTGCTTGCCCCAGCGATCCATTGCACGGTTACTCCGCATCGGGCATCGTTCTGGGTAACGGCCAGGGCTACTTCACTGAGAAGGGCGGATTCGGTCTGCCTGGCGGTGGTGTATTCGATTGGCGTAACGGCGCTTACGTCCAGGACAGCTGGAAGGTGACTCCGAACTTCACGCTGAACGCGGGTGTTCGTTGGACTCTGGATACGCAGCGTGCGAACCAGGATCTGACTCTTCCCACCTGCGCGGACGTGGATACCAGCACATTCTCAGGTGCTTTGAACCCGTGCAGCGGTCTTGCTGGAAACACTCCTCTGCCGCAGCTCTGGAACTCGAGCTGGACGGCGAAGAACACACACCAGCCCTACGGGAACTTTGCTCCGCAGATCAGCATGGTGTACCAGCTTCCTGATAAGAAGACGGTCCTCCGCGTTGGCTATGGCCTGTTCTACGAGGGCGACGTGATGAACAACACCACGAACGCTCGTACGACACTGATCAAGACAGGTGCATTCAACAACACTGCCTCCATCTGCCCGTACTACGGTGGGAGCTCGGTGCAGTTTCCTGACGGATCAACGGTGAGTTCGATCAACGGTGTTTCCATCACAAACCTGTGCAACCAGCCTTTGGCCACTGCGGCACCGAATATCCAGGCCCTGCAGGCGGCGTACCAGGCAAGCACAAAGCAGAACTCCACTTCGACCAATAGCACCTACCTGGGTGAAACTCTGACCGCCAATGGTGGTTCGGGAACCACTGGTGGTCCTTACGGCACGGCTTTCCGCAGCCCGTACTCACAGCAGTGGAACGCTGGTGTCCAGCGTGAAATCGTCAAGGGTGGTGTTCTGAGTGCGGATTACATCCACAACTCGACCATCAAGATCGCCCAGTGGGTCGACCAGAACCACATCGGTGCGGCACGTTACCTGAATGCAACCGCTGCGAGAAACGCAATTGCTGCGACTGCTGCCAGCTACACGGCTTGCGCTGCTGCGGCTACCACGGCTGCTCAGGCAGACTGCGCAATCGCAAACGGTGCAACGCTGGATGACTTTGCCGGCAACGGTCTGGATTCCGGTTCGCAGTACCTCAGCGGCTACGCTGCTGCGGCTGCTGGTAAGACCCCCAACACGGGTGCAGCCTTCGCTGGTGCAAATCCTCTGCTTGGCAACGGTAACTTCCTCGTGCCGATTGGTCGCTCTGGGTATGACGCTCTGCAGGTGGTCTTCCGCCAGGTAGCTCAGCATCCCCTGCCGGGCATCATGTCGTCGAACCTCCAGATCTCGTACAACCTGTCCCGCATCGTTAGCTCCTACGGTGGCGCCACGAACTCTGACCAGTTCTTTGCGGCCGGCTCGTGGGACTATGACAACCCGAACCAGTACATGGGTCGCAACAGCCTCGATCGCAAGCACCAGATCAACTTTGGTGGTTCGATGACGCTGAAGTATGGTCCGCGTATCGGTCTGATCGGCCACTTCTACTCGGCTGCTCCCACGACCCTGTCGCTTGACTCGTCGGATTCCACTGGTGGTATCTTCACCACGGATCTCACGGGTGACGGCAGCATCGCCGACCTGGCTCCAGGAACTCTGCCGGGCGACTACATGCGCCGCATCGGACCGAAGGGCCTTGCAGGTTACGTCAACAACTTCAACAGCACCTACGCTGGAACGCTGACCCCTGCTGGTAAGGCTCTTGTGAACGCAGGCATCCTGACCCAGGCACAGCTCACGCGTATGGGCGCCACCATCCAGCCCCTTGCGGCAGCAGCATCTACGGTTGCCCTGCCTCAACCGACCACCCGTTCTCTGGACGCCAGCTTCTCCTACCCGATTCGCCTCGCGAAGCTTCGTGAAGGAATCTCGCTGGAGCCGGAAATCGACTTCTATAACCTGGGTAACTTCGCGAACTTCAGCAGCACGGCTATGAGCGGCGTACTGCTTAACCAGACCTCTGCTGGCGCCGTGAACACCACCACTGGTTACCTGACCGGACCGAACAACTACGCCACGCTGAATGCAAATCGTATCCAGCGCGGTTCGGGAACCTACAACGTGGGCGCTGCCCGCACCACGGAGTTCAAGCTCAAGCTGAACTTCTAA
- the cobO gene encoding cob(I)yrinic acid a,c-diamide adenosyltransferase, which translates to MTDAGTQRQGLLIIHTGAGKGKTTAALGTAMRAAGNGMRVLVLQFLKGSWHYGELDAAERFNGDLVIRQMGRGFVKVGGAETDPEDLRLVQEAWQDAVREIQSGEWDLIVLDEINYAIGYEMLDAKAVADALKERPQMLHVILTGRNAHPLLVELADTVTEMREVKHAYTRGILAQRGIEF; encoded by the coding sequence ATGACAGACGCAGGCACACAACGACAGGGACTGCTGATCATTCACACAGGCGCGGGCAAAGGCAAAACAACTGCCGCGTTGGGCACTGCGATGCGCGCTGCTGGCAATGGCATGCGCGTGCTGGTGCTGCAGTTTCTAAAGGGCTCGTGGCATTACGGCGAACTTGATGCTGCTGAGCGTTTTAATGGCGATCTTGTGATTCGGCAGATGGGCCGCGGCTTTGTCAAAGTTGGTGGTGCGGAAACTGACCCCGAAGATCTGCGCCTGGTGCAAGAGGCATGGCAGGACGCAGTTCGCGAAATACAGTCGGGCGAGTGGGATCTGATTGTGCTCGACGAGATCAACTATGCGATTGGATACGAGATGCTCGACGCAAAGGCCGTGGCTGACGCACTAAAGGAAAGGCCACAGATGCTGCATGTGATCTTGACTGGACGCAACGCACATCCGCTGCTTGTCGAACTTGCAGACACAGTGACAGAGATGCGCGAAGTGAAGCATGCCTACACACGCGGCATTCTGGCGCAGCGTGGTATTGAATTCTGA
- a CDS encoding ester cyclase, which yields MVPVQGNRAFHWIESDDLSVKDGSEGFGQRRMTTIPREHPKEKKMSRDNATIVRQFVDDVITQGNIEAAGKYIWEDVVEQVPLPGQGPGLEGLKDILRAMRTGFPDIVFSIQEQITEHDKVASRFEWTGTHNGEFLGIPATGRPVRVWGIVIDRLEEGRIKDTRIIMDTMSLMGQLGVLPPPPTP from the coding sequence GTGGTTCCCGTTCAGGGCAATCGGGCTTTTCACTGGATCGAATCTGATGATTTATCAGTGAAAGATGGTAGTGAGGGTTTTGGTCAACGACGCATGACTACAATCCCACGTGAACATCCAAAGGAGAAGAAAATGTCGCGAGACAACGCCACGATCGTCAGGCAATTTGTGGACGATGTGATCACCCAGGGAAACATCGAAGCTGCAGGGAAATATATCTGGGAAGATGTGGTCGAACAGGTTCCACTGCCCGGACAAGGTCCCGGACTCGAGGGCCTGAAAGATATTCTCCGTGCCATGCGTACTGGCTTTCCCGATATCGTCTTCTCCATCCAGGAACAGATCACAGAACACGACAAGGTCGCCAGTCGTTTCGAATGGACAGGTACTCACAACGGTGAGTTTCTCGGGATTCCCGCAACCGGCCGTCCTGTTCGCGTGTGGGGCATCGTCATCGACCGCCTGGAAGAAGGCCGTATCAAAGACACCCGCATCATTATGGACACCATGAGCCTCATGGGCCAACTCGGCGTCCTGCCTCCGCCACCCACACCCTAA
- a CDS encoding TIGR00266 family protein, protein MQSRIHGTTMPAIEFLLQPGETIISEAGELSWMSASINMHTHTQAGGGGGFMGAIKRMAGGGTLFMTEYTAMGYPGEVAFATKVPGHIVPVELHGNGDEYMVHRHGFLCATQNIGLGVGFQQSLGAGLFGGDGFLLQKIYGQGTAWLELSGEVVVRDLAPGETLRVHPGHVGAFHAGVSFQITRVPGIRNMFFGGDGIFLAALTGPGRVWLQTLPIARLAHAVQGYLQVPSQETRAGLGAGLIGGAIAGMFDDR, encoded by the coding sequence ATGCAATCGCGTATTCACGGCACCACCATGCCCGCCATTGAATTTCTGCTGCAACCCGGGGAGACGATCATCTCGGAAGCCGGCGAACTGAGTTGGATGAGCGCCAGCATCAACATGCACACGCATACACAGGCTGGTGGCGGTGGCGGCTTTATGGGAGCCATCAAGCGCATGGCTGGCGGTGGCACCCTGTTCATGACGGAGTACACCGCTATGGGCTATCCCGGCGAAGTAGCCTTCGCCACCAAGGTACCGGGCCATATCGTTCCCGTGGAGCTGCACGGCAATGGCGACGAGTACATGGTTCATCGCCATGGCTTCTTGTGCGCCACGCAGAACATTGGTCTCGGTGTGGGCTTTCAGCAGTCGCTAGGCGCTGGCTTGTTTGGCGGTGATGGCTTCCTGTTGCAGAAGATCTACGGACAAGGCACAGCGTGGCTGGAGCTAAGCGGCGAGGTCGTTGTACGTGATCTGGCACCAGGCGAGACGCTGCGCGTGCATCCTGGCCATGTGGGCGCATTCCATGCGGGTGTCTCATTCCAGATCACACGCGTTCCCGGCATCCGCAACATGTTCTTTGGCGGCGACGGCATCTTCCTGGCTGCACTGACAGGCCCAGGCCGTGTATGGCTGCAGACGCTGCCCATTGCGCGCCTTGCACACGCCGTGCAGGGCTACTTGCAAGTGCCAAGCCAGGAGACGCGAGCGGGGCTAGGCGCTGGCCTTATCGGTGGCGCGATCGCGGGCATGTTCGACGATCGGTAA
- a CDS encoding DoxX family protein, with translation MAEESTPSRAQFWTGWVLSAIPALMLFTGAFTALSGAEMVKQGMAPFGIPTTMILWVGLCELLCSVLYLIPRTAPLGAILMTAYMGGAVMTHARVGDPMWVVPVVFGCLLWAGLLLRRPGLRKVMLGW, from the coding sequence ATGGCCGAAGAAAGCACGCCCAGCCGGGCACAGTTCTGGACAGGTTGGGTGTTGAGCGCGATCCCCGCGCTGATGCTGTTCACGGGCGCGTTCACTGCACTGAGCGGAGCGGAGATGGTGAAGCAGGGGATGGCTCCGTTTGGCATTCCTACGACCATGATCCTGTGGGTGGGCCTGTGCGAATTGCTGTGCAGTGTGCTGTACCTGATTCCTCGCACCGCGCCCCTTGGTGCAATCCTGATGACCGCTTATATGGGCGGCGCTGTGATGACACACGCACGCGTCGGTGATCCGATGTGGGTTGTGCCTGTGGTCTTCGGTTGCCTTCTGTGGGCAGGGCTTCTACTGCGTCGGCCGGGTCTGCGCAAAGTGATGTTGGGCTGGTAA
- the rsfS gene encoding ribosome silencing factor — protein MPTLEANRLLAAAVDAADSKKAEDIRILALDPSESSLTDYFLICSGTNERQNVAISDEIEYRLKKDFGVLPNSVEGRRQGEWVLMDYVDFVVHVFMPEKREFYGLERLRKTAKSISVGELNSEIKDAVAKTRAKAGATAAKAPAAKKSAKKAAVKTPAKKAAAKKVAAKKSAAAPKKAVAKKASVKAPAKKATAKKTAAKKTKK, from the coding sequence ATGCCAACATTGGAAGCGAACCGTTTGCTTGCCGCAGCAGTGGACGCGGCAGACAGTAAGAAGGCGGAAGATATCCGCATCCTGGCACTGGACCCATCGGAAAGCTCGCTGACGGATTACTTTCTGATCTGCAGCGGAACGAACGAACGCCAGAACGTCGCTATCTCAGATGAGATTGAATACCGCTTGAAGAAGGACTTTGGAGTTCTGCCGAACTCAGTCGAAGGCCGTCGTCAGGGCGAATGGGTTCTGATGGATTATGTGGACTTCGTGGTGCACGTCTTCATGCCGGAGAAGCGCGAGTTCTACGGATTGGAACGTCTGCGCAAGACAGCGAAATCCATCAGCGTGGGTGAACTGAACAGCGAGATCAAAGACGCCGTTGCCAAGACTCGTGCGAAGGCTGGCGCCACCGCAGCAAAAGCACCTGCTGCAAAGAAGAGCGCTAAGAAGGCTGCAGTAAAGACACCAGCAAAGAAAGCTGCAGCCAAGAAGGTTGCTGCGAAGAAGTCTGCTGCAGCACCGAAGAAGGCAGTCGCGAAGAAGGCGTCAGTGAAAGCACCCGCAAAGAAAGCCACTGCGAAAAAGACGGCCGCGAAGAAAACCAAGAAATAG
- a CDS encoding RNA polymerase sigma-70 factor — MPAVMEEELIPNVHERGGHDDGLSSFAAVRPRLFGIAYRMLGSAAESEDILQDVWMRWQLTNRSVVENPAAFLATTTTRLCINLIQSASSRHETYTGTWLPEPVDTSSDPTLGAEREEALQLAVLVLLEKLPATERAAYVLREAFDYSYREIAETLQIEEANARQLASRARKHLAEERRTAVDAAEQRRFLEAFINAAQRGDMATLENLFAEDVVSYSDGGGFVRAARVPVAGRERVAKFIAAFASHFWLGVTLSWTHVNGKESILISRGNEPIGLVATDASDQGIHQIMWVMRPSKLSRMQTS, encoded by the coding sequence ATGCCAGCCGTAATGGAAGAAGAGCTGATTCCGAACGTTCACGAGAGGGGCGGACACGATGATGGTCTGTCCTCCTTTGCCGCGGTGCGACCACGCCTCTTCGGCATTGCTTATCGCATGCTGGGCAGCGCGGCGGAGTCAGAAGACATCCTGCAGGACGTATGGATGCGTTGGCAGCTTACAAATCGAAGCGTGGTGGAGAATCCTGCGGCATTTCTCGCGACGACGACGACAAGGCTGTGCATCAATCTGATCCAGTCCGCTTCGTCGCGCCACGAGACCTATACGGGAACGTGGCTTCCGGAACCAGTCGACACCAGCAGTGATCCCACCCTGGGTGCGGAGCGCGAAGAAGCATTGCAACTGGCAGTGCTGGTTCTTTTGGAAAAATTACCCGCTACGGAACGTGCCGCCTATGTACTGCGCGAGGCGTTCGACTACTCCTATCGCGAGATTGCAGAGACTCTTCAAATTGAAGAGGCTAACGCCCGTCAGTTGGCATCGCGTGCCCGCAAACATCTTGCAGAGGAGCGCCGAACAGCTGTGGATGCTGCTGAACAACGCCGTTTTCTTGAGGCATTCATCAACGCTGCACAGCGTGGCGATATGGCGACACTAGAAAACCTGTTCGCAGAAGATGTTGTGTCCTATTCCGATGGCGGTGGCTTTGTGCGGGCGGCACGTGTTCCCGTGGCCGGCCGTGAGCGTGTTGCCAAGTTTATTGCGGCTTTCGCTTCCCACTTCTGGTTGGGAGTAACGCTTTCATGGACACATGTGAATGGTAAGGAATCCATCCTGATCTCTCGCGGGAACGAGCCGATTGGCTTGGTAGCGACCGACGCTTCCGATCAGGGCATTCACCAGATCATGTGGGTCATGCGCCCCAGCAAGCTTTCGCGCATGCAAACAAGTTAA
- the nadD gene encoding nicotinate (nicotinamide) nucleotide adenylyltransferase codes for MRIGYFGGTFDPPHRAHLHAALKAADAFALDRVLLAPTGVQPLKKNTPGANFEDRMAMTRLLCAEDPRLEVTELDAPRADGTPNYTVDALATLRTLNPDASIFVIVGADSFLTLRRWHEPERLLEEAEWIVLSRPGFDLDDLTSMKLSQEQRERVHLLTDLEEETSASALRERLRLGISCGDMLTTKVALYIARMHLYHAR; via the coding sequence ATGCGCATCGGTTACTTCGGCGGCACATTCGATCCCCCCCACCGCGCACATCTTCACGCTGCACTGAAGGCTGCGGATGCCTTCGCGCTGGATCGTGTGCTGCTGGCACCCACAGGTGTGCAGCCGCTGAAGAAAAACACACCGGGTGCAAATTTTGAAGATCGCATGGCCATGACGCGCCTGCTGTGTGCGGAAGACCCACGGTTGGAAGTGACCGAACTCGACGCTCCACGCGCCGATGGCACACCCAATTACACAGTGGACGCACTCGCGACGCTGCGGACGCTCAATCCTGACGCATCGATCTTTGTAATTGTGGGAGCAGACAGTTTTCTGACGCTTCGCCGCTGGCATGAGCCAGAGCGGCTGTTGGAAGAGGCGGAATGGATCGTGCTCTCGCGCCCTGGGTTTGATCTGGATGACCTGACATCGATGAAGCTTTCGCAGGAGCAACGCGAACGCGTGCATCTGCTGACCGACCTGGAGGAAGAGACGTCGGCCAGCGCCCTTCGTGAACGATTGCGGCTGGGAATCTCCTGTGGTGACATGCTTACCACCAAGGTGGCGCTCTACATTGCGCGCATGCACCTTTACCATGCCCGTTAA